A window from Nitrospira sp. ND1 encodes these proteins:
- a CDS encoding type II CAAX prenyl endopeptidase Rce1 family protein, translating to MSDTVCGSTNLSMIKPDDASSTHATQAGERGAALVLLPLTATILFYSSPTTLQQHNLFQFLPQACAYAAFMAWSTINGSVARRIGLARPLVPQGLRWGLLTGLTLGPINVLVILYLVPILGGDYRFLADTPHAKIPLLIMVPWLILLIATMVELNFRGFLLGRLLALGLPAPIAVPASALLFAFDPFLVATFQHLHWIAVWDGLVWGTLWVMLRNLYAPIVAHAVEVIVLYSVMRAILT from the coding sequence TTGAGCGATACAGTCTGCGGCTCGACTAACCTGTCCATGATCAAGCCTGACGACGCGTCCTCGACTCATGCGACTCAGGCCGGCGAACGGGGAGCAGCCCTCGTGCTGCTCCCCCTGACTGCCACAATCCTGTTTTACAGCTCACCGACCACACTCCAACAACACAACCTCTTTCAGTTTCTCCCCCAGGCCTGTGCCTATGCCGCCTTCATGGCCTGGAGCACGATCAATGGATCCGTCGCCCGTCGAATCGGGCTCGCTCGCCCGCTTGTCCCGCAGGGCCTCCGTTGGGGCCTGCTCACCGGCCTGACACTCGGACCGATCAATGTGCTGGTCATCCTCTACCTCGTTCCCATTCTTGGGGGAGACTACAGATTTCTCGCCGATACCCCGCACGCCAAAATTCCCCTGCTGATCATGGTGCCCTGGCTCATCCTGCTCATCGCCACCATGGTCGAGTTGAACTTTCGCGGCTTTCTCCTGGGGCGGCTCCTCGCCCTTGGGCTCCCAGCTCCGATTGCCGTGCCGGCGAGCGCCCTGCTGTTTGCGTTCGATCCCTTTCTGGTGGCAACCTTTCAACATCTGCATTGGATTGCCGTCTGGGACGGCTTGGTGTGGGGTACCCTATGGGTCATGCTCAGAAACCTCTACGCGCCGATCGTGGCCCACGCCGTCGAAGTCATCGTCCTCTACAGTGTCATGCGAGCGATATTGACCTAA
- a CDS encoding TolC family protein, producing MTNAILRGCLFIGGAAALLLWTAPDSFGLEVNKPVPTERREAMSLADAVLKALQNNLDISIGRQTRESRLADIVIEQAKFDPTVSLNGQYNRQVSPLNRPILGFTGANLQEITKFDQNSHSLTADITQNLPTGANYDLNYSPQRSYVSGPNTFLFNPAWTGGLALTVTQPLLKNFGTDINKTFISIAQNNATVEQHVFLDRVLTVIASVEQTFWEMVFANENLKVAQAALKAAEELLASNRAKAKAGVMSIVDVLQAEAAVASRVEQILVAEKSIRDQEDQLRRLLNPVEEELRQDLRLIPTDPPVTSLEAISLQEAIDIAMERRPEVLQASKNVESSDLNVKFAKNQLLPTLSVQGTMGLSGLGADYGDATRRNLGGDFYNYGAGLVLSYPIGNRSAYSTYNKRQLESRNAQSSLQSVRQQVIVGVREAVRRVHTDFKRIETTRSARIMAEKQLQAEQERLKVGLSTTRFVLDFQRDLATAQGNELRAVLDYNKSLSNLARNKATTLERYSLRLD from the coding sequence ATGACGAATGCAATCCTCCGGGGGTGCCTTTTCATCGGGGGCGCAGCGGCGCTCCTCCTCTGGACGGCACCCGATTCCTTCGGCCTGGAAGTGAACAAGCCGGTCCCGACGGAACGCCGGGAGGCCATGTCGCTCGCCGACGCCGTCCTGAAAGCCTTGCAGAACAATCTCGATATCAGTATCGGTCGCCAAACGAGAGAGAGCCGCCTGGCCGACATCGTGATCGAGCAGGCGAAATTCGATCCGACCGTCAGTTTGAACGGGCAATACAACCGTCAGGTCTCACCGCTCAACCGGCCGATCCTGGGATTCACCGGGGCAAACCTGCAGGAGATCACCAAATTCGACCAGAACTCCCACTCGCTCACCGCCGACATCACACAGAATCTTCCGACCGGCGCCAACTACGATTTGAACTACAGTCCCCAACGCAGCTACGTGAGCGGCCCCAACACCTTCCTCTTCAACCCGGCCTGGACCGGCGGACTCGCCTTGACGGTCACCCAACCGTTGTTGAAGAACTTCGGAACCGACATCAACAAGACGTTCATCTCGATCGCGCAGAACAATGCCACGGTCGAGCAACATGTCTTTCTCGACCGTGTGCTCACCGTCATTGCCAGCGTCGAACAGACATTTTGGGAGATGGTGTTCGCGAATGAAAATCTCAAAGTTGCGCAAGCGGCGCTCAAGGCGGCGGAAGAACTGCTGGCCAGCAATCGCGCCAAAGCCAAAGCCGGGGTCATGTCGATCGTCGATGTGCTGCAGGCCGAAGCCGCCGTCGCCTCGCGAGTCGAGCAGATCCTCGTCGCGGAAAAATCGATTCGCGATCAGGAGGACCAGTTGCGCCGCCTCCTGAACCCCGTCGAGGAGGAACTCCGGCAGGACTTGCGCCTGATCCCCACCGATCCACCTGTCACATCACTGGAGGCGATCAGCTTGCAAGAAGCCATCGATATCGCCATGGAGCGCCGGCCGGAGGTGTTACAGGCAAGCAAGAATGTGGAGAGCAGCGACCTGAATGTGAAGTTCGCCAAGAACCAACTCCTCCCGACCCTGTCCGTTCAGGGCACGATGGGACTGTCGGGACTCGGCGCAGACTACGGCGATGCCACGAGACGGAATTTAGGCGGTGACTTCTACAACTACGGCGCGGGCCTGGTCCTCAGTTACCCCATCGGGAACCGGTCGGCGTACAGCACCTACAACAAACGGCAATTGGAATCCCGTAACGCCCAGTCGTCGCTCCAGAGCGTTCGCCAGCAGGTGATCGTCGGTGTCCGGGAAGCGGTCCGTCGCGTCCACACCGATTTCAAGCGCATCGAAACCACCCGCTCCGCCCGTATCATGGCCGAGAAACAACTACAGGCCGAACAGGAACGGCTGAAGGTCGGCCTCAGTACGACGCGCTTCGTGCTCGACTTTCAGCGCGACCTGGCCACCGCCCAAGGCAACGAGCTTCGAGCGGTGTTGGATTACAACAAGTCGCTGTCGAATCTGGCCCGTAACAAGGCCACCACCCTTGAGCGATACAGTCTGCGGCTCGACTAA
- a CDS encoding glycosyltransferase family 4 protein has translation MRIAQVSPLWESVPPKLYGGTERIVSYLTEELVRQGHQVTLFASGDSVTRAKLEAPCQQALRLNTGIFNREAPLIQMMEQVFASADQFDLIHSHLDFLAFSLSRRCRVPVVTTLHGRLDLPELVPVFRDFAELPLVSISDSQRRPLPWCNWQNTVYHGLPHDLYKFHPEPGKYLAFLGRVSPEKCPDQAIELAKRVGIPMKMAAKVDPADRAYFERVVEPLLDHPLIEFVGEITDAEKSDFIGNAIGLICPYDWPEPFGLVLIESLACGTPVLAYRRGSIPEIIGHGVTGFISENLDEMVSQVDKLGTIDRNRCRQMFDERFTAQRMTTDYVKIYQQLITDAAALPGKSGQQHASNL, from the coding sequence ATGAGGATTGCCCAGGTATCGCCGCTGTGGGAGAGCGTCCCTCCAAAGTTGTACGGAGGCACGGAACGCATCGTCTCCTACCTGACGGAAGAACTCGTCCGTCAAGGCCACCAGGTGACGCTGTTCGCCAGCGGTGATTCGGTCACGCGGGCAAAGCTGGAGGCCCCCTGCCAGCAGGCCCTGCGTTTGAACACCGGGATCTTCAACCGCGAAGCCCCGCTCATTCAGATGATGGAACAGGTCTTCGCTTCCGCCGACCAGTTCGATCTGATTCACTCACATCTCGACTTTCTGGCCTTTTCTCTCTCTCGCCGATGTCGGGTGCCCGTCGTGACGACGCTCCATGGCCGGTTGGATTTGCCCGAACTCGTGCCGGTCTTCCGTGACTTTGCGGAGCTGCCGCTGGTCTCCATTTCTGATTCGCAGCGTCGGCCGTTGCCTTGGTGCAATTGGCAAAACACCGTCTATCACGGCCTGCCGCACGACCTCTATAAATTCCATCCTGAACCGGGTAAGTACTTGGCGTTCCTGGGGCGGGTCTCGCCGGAAAAATGTCCGGATCAAGCGATCGAACTGGCTAAACGTGTCGGAATACCTATGAAGATGGCGGCGAAGGTCGACCCGGCGGACCGGGCCTATTTCGAGCGGGTCGTCGAGCCTCTCCTCGACCATCCCTTGATCGAGTTTGTGGGAGAGATTACCGATGCGGAGAAGAGCGATTTTATCGGGAACGCCATCGGCCTGATCTGCCCCTACGATTGGCCGGAACCCTTCGGCCTCGTGTTGATCGAAAGTCTTGCATGCGGCACACCGGTCCTTGCCTACCGACGGGGATCCATCCCGGAAATTATCGGTCACGGTGTCACCGGCTTCATCAGCGAAAACCTCGACGAAATGGTGAGTCAGGTCGACAAGCTCGGCACGATCGATCGCAATCGGTGCCGGCAGATGTTTGACGAGCGATTCACTGCCCAGCGGATGACGACCGACTACGTAAAGATCTACCAGCAGCTAATCACTGATGCCGCTGCGCTCCCTGGCAAGTCCGGGCAGCAGCACGCTTCGAACCTCTAG
- a CDS encoding MFS transporter, with amino-acid sequence MAAESQSTPESNVDGWRLLGTRDFGCLWAGQVVSQIGDGLNKVALLWFVYEMTGSALKMTAIGLLQTIPPLLFGPLIGVYLDYLPKKTVMIVVDFLRALMVLLIPLFYTFDMLTLERLYVLVFLISIVSTVFGPALASAVPLIVQRSQLTTANAFLQSTTNIGVLLGPAMSGLGIALIGAQNVLYVDAATFLVSALFLLPIRVRDSRTVKGLDVLATPVMQDMMVGFRFVFLQHRVVFALMITAVLYNLAISAFVFLLPVVAKELLQVGPMELGWLWSALGIGMLAASIWLARTPQGTFQDRIGKIGRSLAIGGIAVCALGLIQTPVLFSTFLLIVIIGGSTSLFYPVVWAMLQEVTPEHLLGRVFTTFSVGGMASAMVGMAGFGWAADTLGPAVSLIGIGLLLLLTAMVTVQVSRRGHVVSPAVA; translated from the coding sequence ATGGCAGCTGAGTCGCAATCTACCCCTGAGTCGAACGTCGACGGGTGGCGGTTATTAGGCACCCGTGATTTCGGCTGTCTCTGGGCCGGCCAGGTCGTCTCTCAGATCGGTGACGGTTTGAACAAGGTGGCGCTTCTCTGGTTCGTGTATGAAATGACCGGGTCGGCGCTCAAGATGACCGCCATCGGGTTGTTACAGACCATTCCCCCCCTGTTGTTCGGTCCGCTGATCGGCGTCTATCTGGACTACCTCCCCAAGAAGACGGTCATGATCGTGGTCGATTTCTTGCGAGCACTGATGGTGCTCCTGATACCGCTCTTCTATACCTTCGACATGCTGACGCTTGAGCGGTTGTATGTGTTGGTCTTCCTCATCTCCATCGTCTCAACGGTGTTCGGGCCCGCTCTGGCGTCTGCGGTCCCGCTGATCGTTCAGCGGTCGCAACTGACGACGGCGAATGCGTTTCTCCAGAGCACCACCAACATCGGCGTCTTGCTGGGACCGGCCATGAGCGGATTGGGCATCGCGTTGATCGGCGCTCAGAATGTGCTCTATGTGGATGCTGCGACCTTTTTGGTGTCCGCGCTCTTTCTCCTGCCGATTCGTGTGCGGGACAGCCGGACGGTGAAGGGGCTCGATGTGTTGGCGACACCCGTCATGCAGGATATGATGGTCGGATTCCGCTTCGTGTTCCTCCAGCATCGGGTGGTATTCGCGTTGATGATTACCGCCGTGCTCTACAACCTGGCGATCAGCGCCTTCGTATTCCTTCTTCCGGTGGTGGCGAAGGAGTTGTTGCAAGTCGGCCCCATGGAACTGGGCTGGTTGTGGTCGGCCTTGGGTATCGGGATGCTGGCAGCCTCCATTTGGCTGGCGCGGACGCCCCAGGGTACCTTCCAGGATCGCATCGGCAAGATCGGTCGTTCTCTGGCGATCGGCGGTATTGCGGTCTGTGCGTTGGGATTAATTCAGACACCGGTGCTGTTCAGCACGTTCTTGCTGATCGTCATCATCGGCGGAAGTACGTCTCTCTTCTACCCGGTCGTATGGGCGATGCTCCAGGAAGTCACTCCGGAACATTTGCTGGGACGTGTGTTCACCACGTTCAGCGTCGGCGGGATGGCCTCCGCCATGGTCGGGATGGCTGGGTTCGGATGGGCCGCTGATACGCTAGGTCCAGCTGTAAGCCTCATCGGGATCGGACTGCTCCTCTTGCTCACTGCGATGGTCACGGTGCAGGTAAGCCGCCGTGGCCACGTGGTGAGTCCGGCTGTTGCGTAA
- a CDS encoding BON domain-containing protein, translated as MPMRVIRTVYVTGVLALLAASGVGNVNGTALAESTPEGKSETPPVQRPKDPDTKPKEPEPKAKEADSKPKESDAKPPEKPKEAEAKPKEPESKAKEPETKAKEPEPKAKEPAAKAKESEHKVKEVEPKSKEPESKAKEPDAAAEHPCPTVPHAAEVKPAAETQAPPGEPGAGERPKAAEPEGKKPIRSSMVTAKLALMADPHLFPYDIEVDAKDKDLVLLGKVSQESDKRAATDIVRCLDGVHAVENRLKVEQDAAHGLFAERDKIITQLVKERFEKSKTLQSVKFDVKTEDGIVTLNGATRFQIIVLEAAQAARQVPGVRAVNTDAVRLVAGE; from the coding sequence ATGCCTATGCGGGTGATTCGAACCGTCTACGTGACAGGTGTCCTGGCGCTGTTAGCAGCGTCGGGAGTGGGGAATGTGAATGGAACTGCGTTGGCGGAATCGACGCCTGAGGGAAAGTCTGAAACCCCGCCGGTGCAACGACCGAAGGATCCCGATACAAAGCCGAAGGAGCCGGAGCCGAAAGCGAAGGAGGCTGACTCGAAACCCAAGGAATCAGATGCCAAGCCTCCTGAAAAGCCCAAAGAGGCGGAGGCGAAACCCAAGGAGCCGGAGTCGAAAGCAAAGGAACCGGAGACCAAGGCCAAGGAGCCGGAGCCGAAAGCGAAGGAGCCAGCGGCGAAGGCCAAGGAATCCGAACACAAGGTCAAAGAGGTAGAGCCGAAGTCCAAGGAGCCGGAGTCTAAAGCAAAAGAGCCTGATGCGGCGGCTGAACATCCCTGTCCAACGGTGCCCCATGCGGCAGAGGTGAAACCGGCGGCGGAGACGCAGGCACCGCCGGGAGAGCCCGGTGCAGGAGAGCGCCCCAAAGCGGCGGAGCCGGAAGGTAAGAAACCGATACGTTCGTCGATGGTGACGGCCAAGCTGGCGCTCATGGCGGATCCGCACCTGTTTCCTTATGACATCGAGGTCGATGCCAAGGACAAGGATCTTGTCCTGCTCGGAAAGGTGTCGCAGGAATCGGATAAGCGCGCGGCGACGGACATCGTGCGGTGTCTCGACGGCGTGCACGCTGTCGAGAATCGACTCAAAGTTGAACAGGACGCGGCCCATGGGCTCTTCGCGGAACGCGACAAAATCATCACGCAATTGGTGAAAGAACGGTTCGAGAAGAGCAAAACCTTGCAATCGGTCAAGTTCGATGTGAAAACTGAGGACGGCATCGTCACCCTGAACGGGGCGACGCGGTTCCAGATCATCGTACTCGAAGCGGCGCAAGCCGCCCGACAAGTTCCGGGCGTGCGCGCCGTGAATACCGACGCCGTGCGTTTGGTGGCCGGAGAATAG
- a CDS encoding MFS transporter, protein MNGGGTGRPNVKWSPHLLTRDFTLVWWGQMVSQVGDGVSKLALLWFVYSITGSPLKTTMIGLLQTLPPILFGPFIGVIVDRVPKKLLLISSDLIRALVLGVLPCLLPVDSFSIERLYLMVFVHAVASAVFGPALTAAIPSLVSRHEFTAANALLQTTTSIGIIVGPALSGVGIATMSSQEVLCVNAVSYVISAACFAFIRFPRAESQPAGGGSLAGTFSDVLDGFHYVLHRQRVILMLIGAASMYTFATSAFSTLFPVFGKKLLDLGPIEVGYLWSAFGIGLLLVSLGLVSLSAWSLPKRIQLMALSSFISGLALLGLIVTSNRLIAAALMVIIGMGAGTLTPVAWGVLQEIAPASLLGRVLAIYNLGAMTSAIAGMTIFGWVTQDFGERPSVFGIGVGLFLSALVSMRVARWVQTNWAGATVPSEEESQSVVMVTQPTSH, encoded by the coding sequence GTGAACGGAGGAGGAACGGGACGCCCCAACGTGAAGTGGTCGCCGCATCTGCTGACGCGCGACTTCACGCTCGTCTGGTGGGGCCAGATGGTCTCGCAAGTCGGCGATGGTGTGTCGAAGCTCGCGTTGCTCTGGTTCGTCTACTCCATCACAGGTTCTCCTCTCAAGACCACCATGATCGGGCTGTTGCAGACCCTGCCGCCCATTCTGTTCGGTCCTTTCATCGGCGTCATCGTCGATCGCGTTCCCAAGAAACTCTTGCTGATCAGCAGCGACCTGATTCGCGCGCTGGTGTTAGGCGTGCTGCCCTGTTTGTTGCCGGTAGACTCGTTCAGTATCGAGCGGCTGTATCTCATGGTGTTCGTCCATGCGGTCGCCTCCGCGGTGTTTGGTCCGGCATTGACTGCCGCCATTCCGTCGCTGGTCTCCCGCCACGAATTCACCGCCGCCAATGCGCTGCTGCAGACGACGACCAGCATCGGGATCATCGTCGGGCCGGCGCTGAGTGGCGTCGGGATCGCGACCATGAGTTCTCAGGAAGTGCTCTGTGTGAATGCGGTCAGCTATGTCATTTCTGCCGCCTGTTTTGCGTTCATTCGCTTTCCACGGGCCGAGTCTCAGCCGGCCGGCGGCGGCTCCCTGGCGGGAACCTTCAGCGATGTGCTCGATGGCTTCCACTATGTGCTCCATCGCCAACGGGTCATTTTGATGCTCATCGGAGCGGCGTCCATGTATACCTTCGCCACGAGCGCCTTCAGCACGCTCTTTCCGGTGTTCGGCAAGAAGTTGCTGGACCTCGGCCCTATCGAGGTCGGGTACCTCTGGTCGGCATTCGGCATCGGGTTGTTACTGGTGTCGCTGGGGCTCGTGTCCCTGTCGGCCTGGTCGTTGCCTAAGCGGATCCAGTTGATGGCGCTCTCCAGCTTCATCAGCGGCCTGGCGCTGCTCGGTTTAATTGTGACGTCGAATCGGTTGATCGCGGCGGCACTCATGGTCATCATCGGGATGGGGGCCGGGACGCTCACGCCGGTGGCCTGGGGCGTGTTGCAGGAGATTGCCCCGGCATCGCTGCTGGGGCGGGTGCTGGCGATTTATAATCTTGGCGCGATGACCTCCGCCATTGCCGGCATGACGATTTTCGGCTGGGTGACGCAGGATTTCGGCGAGCGTCCCAGCGTGTTCGGGATCGGTGTGGGGTTATTCCTGTCGGCGCTGGTTTCGATGCGGGTGGCGCGCTGGGTGCAGACCAATTGGGCGGGGGCGACTGTTCCTTCTGAGGAGGAGTCGCAGTCTGTGGTCATGGTCACACAGCCCACGAGTCATTAA
- a CDS encoding amylo-alpha-1,6-glucosidase → MEEIISVNDQFYILASSSMADDRTRVLKHGETFGVYDRYGDIQPVGRGTQGVFHQGTRFLSRQELFLNNDRPMLLSSTVKEDNALLAVDLTNPDLYRDGRIAIPRGSVHVFRSRFLWNGVSYERFRLSNYSLAPVKMTLSIRFEADFADIFEVRGKKRERKGRMLPNVLRKDLLVLSYEGLDEVTREARIQFSPEPLEITASQATFDIELDPKGETTVAVMVACDVGDSHRPLLAYDAAMAEAGLAFGAEQTEDCTIQTSNAQFNEWWNRSVLDVRMMVTDTNEGPYPYAGVPWFSTPFGRDGVITALECLWIRPELARGVLAYLASTQAKEVNPGQDAEPGKILHETRKGEMAALNEIPFGLYYGSVDSTPLFVMLAGAYYERTADLAFIQSIWANLEAALTWMDTFGDPDRDGFVEYVRKSPTGLDNQGWKDSHDSISHEDGSLAEGPIALCEVQGYVYDAKVQASKLADALGYIDRASQLRRQARSLKERFEEAFWCEESSTYALALDGQKRPCQVKTSNAGHCLYTGIASDEHARRVAETLMSDELFSGWGVRTLADSERRYNPMSYHNGSIWPHDNAMIAVGLARYGLKSGVEKIMTGMFEVSLVLDFHRLPELFCGFVRRPGQGLTRYPVACNPQAWAAGSAFMALQACLGLSIIASEQKVVFNYPILPEFIDKMQIKNLKVGTASVDLLLRRHDLDVGITVIRRAGKVEVVSVK, encoded by the coding sequence GTGGAAGAAATTATCAGTGTCAATGATCAGTTCTATATCCTGGCCAGTTCATCGATGGCGGACGATCGCACGCGCGTGCTCAAGCATGGGGAGACGTTCGGCGTCTACGATCGATATGGGGATATTCAGCCGGTGGGCCGGGGAACCCAGGGTGTCTTTCACCAGGGAACGCGGTTTTTGTCGCGCCAGGAGTTGTTTCTGAATAATGACCGGCCGATGCTGCTCAGCTCAACGGTCAAGGAGGACAATGCCTTGCTGGCCGTGGACCTCACGAATCCGGACTTGTATCGGGACGGCCGGATCGCAATTCCGCGCGGGAGTGTGCACGTATTCCGGTCGCGCTTCCTTTGGAACGGGGTGAGTTACGAACGCTTCCGACTGTCCAACTACAGTCTGGCGCCAGTGAAGATGACGTTGTCCATCCGGTTTGAGGCCGACTTTGCGGATATCTTCGAGGTGCGCGGAAAAAAGCGTGAGCGGAAGGGGCGGATGCTGCCGAATGTGCTGCGGAAGGACCTGCTGGTGTTGAGCTACGAAGGCCTCGATGAGGTGACCCGGGAGGCGCGGATTCAGTTTTCTCCGGAGCCGCTGGAGATCACGGCCTCACAAGCCACCTTCGATATTGAACTCGACCCGAAGGGGGAAACGACGGTGGCGGTGATGGTGGCGTGCGATGTGGGGGACAGCCATCGGCCCCTGTTGGCATACGATGCGGCAATGGCCGAAGCGGGCCTGGCCTTTGGTGCGGAGCAGACCGAGGATTGCACGATTCAGACATCCAACGCCCAATTCAATGAATGGTGGAATCGCTCGGTGTTGGATGTCCGTATGATGGTCACCGACACGAATGAGGGCCCCTATCCCTATGCCGGCGTGCCCTGGTTCAGCACACCCTTCGGCCGGGACGGGGTCATCACGGCGCTCGAGTGTCTATGGATCAGGCCGGAATTGGCGCGCGGCGTCCTGGCCTATCTGGCATCGACGCAGGCCAAAGAGGTGAACCCTGGTCAGGATGCCGAGCCGGGGAAGATCCTCCACGAGACCCGCAAGGGTGAGATGGCGGCGTTGAACGAGATTCCCTTCGGCCTCTACTACGGCAGTGTCGATTCCACGCCGCTGTTTGTGATGCTGGCCGGCGCTTATTACGAACGGACGGCCGATCTGGCGTTTATCCAGTCGATATGGGCCAACCTGGAAGCGGCGCTGACCTGGATGGACACCTTCGGCGATCCCGACCGTGACGGGTTTGTAGAATATGTACGGAAATCACCCACCGGGTTGGACAATCAAGGCTGGAAAGATTCCCATGATTCGATTTCGCACGAGGACGGTTCGCTGGCTGAAGGACCGATCGCCTTGTGTGAAGTACAAGGGTATGTGTACGACGCCAAAGTGCAGGCGTCGAAGCTGGCAGATGCGCTCGGCTATATCGATCGTGCCAGTCAGCTTCGGCGTCAGGCGCGGTCGCTCAAGGAACGTTTCGAAGAGGCATTCTGGTGCGAGGAATCGTCAACCTATGCGCTTGCCCTGGATGGCCAGAAACGGCCCTGTCAGGTGAAGACTTCCAACGCCGGCCATTGTCTCTATACGGGGATCGCAAGCGATGAGCATGCCAGGCGTGTGGCGGAAACGCTCATGTCCGATGAACTGTTCAGCGGATGGGGTGTGCGGACCCTCGCTGATTCGGAGCGCCGGTACAATCCGATGTCCTACCACAACGGATCGATCTGGCCGCACGACAACGCCATGATTGCGGTCGGTCTAGCCCGGTACGGCCTCAAGTCCGGTGTGGAAAAAATTATGACCGGCATGTTCGAGGTCAGTCTCGTGCTCGACTTTCATCGCTTGCCGGAACTCTTCTGCGGATTCGTACGCCGGCCCGGCCAGGGCCTGACGCGGTATCCGGTGGCCTGTAACCCTCAAGCCTGGGCGGCTGGCTCGGCCTTCATGGCGCTACAGGCCTGTCTTGGCTTATCGATTATCGCGTCGGAGCAGAAAGTGGTGTTCAATTACCCCATCCTGCCGGAGTTCATCGACAAGATGCAGATCAAGAACCTCAAGGTGGGGACCGCATCGGTCGATTTACTGCTTCGGCGCCATGACCTCGATGTGGGTATCACGGTTATCCGTCGTGCCGGAAAAGTCGAAGTGGTGTCGGTGAAGTAA
- a CDS encoding M28 family peptidase, with the protein MALAAGQSIAAETGAPSTTLTQALSQISSERMLADIRALSGPAFNGRQTGTPDDLASAEFVRQRFLELQQHRSPGSESPAPPDRLPAHTQIQSAPVRITQIDDDSLLQIGPISESQPAVVGTDYLPILDSPSAELETSVVFAGYGISDQAGGLDDYAGIDVRNKVVLFLRGKPERYAKQVSHADKVHMAHAHGAIGYLTATGPILNAYETRRGVTGRPSAFYGLTDPHRTIPGAWISTALASAILNAQQPGEDNRLRRLQQQLNDTMAPQSTTTDVSIRVRWRSTQQNGTLQNVVALLPGQDAAHQHHAIVIGAHRDHFGKQGGLLFAGADDNASGTAVILEVARVLTSIPVGPKRSIIVVSFSGEEQGLLGSKLYVTQPIVPLTATAAMINVDHAAVGNGRLTIGVTGLEKPAAQQAGERAGLADRIDLFGFFPGGDHVPFKEAGVPTVTVVSGGIHPHFHQPTDTADTVNADILSAAARYILAIAWQLADAP; encoded by the coding sequence ATGGCCCTGGCCGCCGGCCAGAGTATCGCCGCAGAGACGGGCGCCCCGTCCACGACGCTGACGCAGGCATTGAGTCAGATTTCCAGTGAGCGCATGCTGGCGGATATCCGCGCGTTGAGCGGACCGGCATTCAACGGACGCCAGACCGGGACGCCTGACGACCTTGCTTCCGCGGAGTTCGTGCGGCAACGATTCCTGGAGCTACAACAGCATCGCTCACCGGGCTCCGAGTCTCCCGCCCCGCCCGATCGACTCCCCGCGCACACCCAGATTCAGTCCGCCCCCGTCCGCATAACTCAGATCGACGATGATTCACTGCTCCAGATTGGACCGATCTCTGAGAGTCAACCTGCCGTGGTCGGCACCGACTACCTACCAATCCTCGATTCCCCTTCAGCAGAGCTGGAGACCTCGGTTGTTTTTGCGGGATACGGAATCTCCGATCAGGCCGGCGGACTCGATGACTATGCGGGGATCGACGTCCGGAACAAAGTCGTGCTGTTTCTCCGGGGAAAACCTGAACGGTATGCCAAGCAGGTCTCCCACGCAGATAAAGTGCACATGGCCCACGCACATGGCGCCATCGGCTACCTCACCGCGACAGGACCGATCCTCAATGCCTATGAAACCCGCCGTGGGGTCACGGGTCGGCCGAGCGCCTTCTACGGACTCACGGACCCTCACCGGACGATTCCCGGCGCATGGATCAGTACCGCTCTCGCCTCAGCTATCCTCAACGCACAACAGCCCGGCGAGGACAACCGGTTGCGGCGCCTTCAGCAGCAACTCAACGACACCATGGCCCCGCAATCCACGACCACCGACGTCTCGATTCGAGTGCGGTGGCGGAGTACGCAACAAAACGGCACGCTTCAGAACGTCGTCGCACTCCTTCCCGGACAGGATGCCGCACATCAACACCACGCCATCGTGATCGGAGCTCACCGCGATCATTTTGGAAAACAAGGCGGGCTGCTCTTTGCCGGAGCCGACGACAACGCATCAGGCACCGCCGTGATCCTGGAGGTCGCCCGGGTGCTCACCTCCATACCCGTCGGCCCGAAACGTTCGATCATAGTGGTGTCGTTCAGCGGAGAAGAACAGGGCTTGTTAGGATCGAAGCTCTACGTGACTCAACCAATAGTGCCGCTGACCGCTACCGCGGCCATGATCAATGTGGATCATGCGGCAGTCGGAAACGGACGGCTCACGATCGGGGTAACCGGTTTAGAAAAACCCGCTGCGCAGCAGGCCGGAGAACGGGCCGGACTTGCGGACCGTATCGATCTGTTCGGTTTTTTCCCGGGGGGAGACCATGTGCCGTTTAAGGAAGCGGGAGTTCCCACCGTAACCGTGGTGAGCGGCGGAATCCATCCGCACTTCCATCAGCCGACTGACACGGCGGACACCGTCAACGCAGATATTCTCTCAGCCGCCGCGCGCTACATACTCGCCATAGCCTGGCAACTCGCCGACGCGCCCTAA